GGCGGGGTTTTATTGCGGCGGACAGCGGCGCGCCAAAGCCGCGGCTGCCGCCGAAAAACACCTGTGCCGCACCCGTTAAAGCGGGCGGCGCGGCAAACGAATACCGATTGGACGGGGAAGGTGAGAGCAGCCATGACGATGGACTATGGGAACCAGCGGCCGGTGATCTCGATGCGGGACATCACCAAGGAGTTCTCCGGCGTGTGGGCGCTGTCCGGCATCACGTTCGACGTTTATGCCGGCGAGGTGCACTGCCTCGTGGGCGAGAACGGCGCCGGAAAATCCACTTTGATGAAGGTGCTGTCGGGCGCGTATACGCCCACGGCGGGCGCCATTCAGGTGGACGACAAGGTTTATGAGAAACTGGATCCCAATCTCTCGAAGGAGCTGGGGATCAACATTGTGTACCAGGAAAACGACCTGGTGCCCAGCATGGATGTGGTGGAAAACATTTATGTGGGCAGTGAAAAAACAAAGGGGTTCGGCCTGATCGACCGAAAAGCGATGGCGGCCGAGACCCAAAAGCAGATGGATGAGCTGGGCATTAGCCTGCCGCTGGGCACCAGGATCGAGAATCTCTCGGTGTCGGACCAGCAGTTCGTAAAAATACTGAAGGCGCTTTCGGTGCAGCCCAGGGTGCTGATTATGGACGAGCCCACCTCCATGTTCAATGTGGAGGACGCGGCCAAGGTGCTGGAACTGACCAAGAGGATCACGGAAAAGGGCATCGGCATCATTTATATCTCGCACTTTTTGAACGAGGTGGTGCAGATCGCCGACCGCATTACCGTCATCCGCGACGGCGCGGTGGTCCGTACATATACAAATGAAAACCGCGACACCCCCATTACCACCATCACCCAGGACATGGTGGGCCGGCCGGTGGACATGTTTTACGACAAGGAGCGGCACCCTGTGGGCGAGGTGATGCTGGAGGTGAAGGACCTGCAGCTGACCAAGGACAGCCCGAAGATCAGCTTTTCGGTGCGCCGGGGCGAGATCGTGGGCTTTTCGGGCATGGTGGGTTCGGGCCGCACCGAGATGGTGCGCGCACTGGTGGGCGCGGACCCCTGCCACGCAAAGCAGGTGCTGGTGAACGGCAGGGAGGTGCAGATCAAAAGCCCGGCCGACAGCATCCGGGCGGGGTTTGCCTTTATCACCGAGGACCGGCAGAAGCTGGGGCTGATCCTGCACGCGAGCGTGGTGGAGAACGCCACCATTCTGGGGCTGCGGGAAAAGATAAAGGGCTTTTTTGTGAACGTGAAAAAGTTCCCGCCCCTGATCGAGCCGCTGGTGCACAAGCTGCGCATCAAGACCCCCAGCGTGTGGACCGAGGCGGTGTACCTTTCGGGCGGCAACCAGCAAAAGGTGGTGCTGGCCAAATGGCTGTACGCCGAACAGGAGATTTACATTTTTGACGAGCCCACCCGCGGCATCGACGTGAACGCCAAGGCGGAGTTTTACAAGCAGATGAGCGAGCTGACAAAACAGGGCAAGTGCATCCTTATGATCAGCTCGGACATGCCGGAGTTGATCAGCATGAGCGACCGGGTGCTGGTGGTGCGGGACGGCGCCATCGACTGTGAGCTGACCGGAGAGCAGATCAATGAGCAGGAGATCATCAAACAAGCGTTAGGAGTGAAGAAAAATGGCAGATAAGAAGCCTTCCCTGGCAAAAAAGCTGCTGCGGGACCAGCGCACGCTGCTTGCCATCGTGATCGTGGCCATTGTGGTCATCGTTTCGTTCATCAACCCCAAGTTCATCGGGATCGGCAACATCATCACCATCTTCCAGCAGATCAGCGTGCTGGGCATTTTGACCATGGCCATGAGCATGCTGCTGATCTCGGGCGGGATCGACCTTTCCATCGGCAACATCATGGTGCTGAGCGCCGTGGTGATGTATGTGGCGCTGGATAACGGCATGCCCACGGCGGTGGCTGTGCTGGGCGGGCTGCTGACCGGCGCCGCCTGCGGGCTGCTGAACGGCGCGATCATTGCCAAGAGCAAGTGCATCCCGCTGGTGATCACCCTGGGCTCCAGCAAGGTGTTCTACGGCATTGCGCTCACCATCTCGGGCGGACGGATCATGAACTTCGGCGGCGTGTTCAACGGGCTGAAGACCAAGATCTTCGGGCTGTTCCCGGTGATGCTTCTGGTGCTGCTGGCCATGACCCTGCTGGCTTTCTGCATGATGAACTACACCAAGTTCGGCCGGCGGGTGGTGGCCCTGGGCGGCAACGAGAAGAACGCCTTTCTCTCGGGAATCAATGTGACGCGGTACAAAATGGCGGTGTATGCCATTTCGGGCGTGTTCTGCGCCATTGCCAGCATCATCTTTGTGGCCCGCATCGACTCGGTCACCTCCAACGCGGGCACCAACTACGAGACCAACGCACTGGCGGCCGCCATCATTGGCGGCGTGACCTTTGACGGCGGCAAGGGCACCATCGGGGGCGCCTTTTTGGGCTGCCTGCTGATGGGCGTGATCAGCAACGCCATGAACATTCTGGGTGTGGACAACAACGTGCAGACCATTGTGACCGGCGTGATCATTGTTGCGGCGGTGGTGCTGAGCAACCTGAACAACCTGAAAAAGAAATAAGCGCCCGAAAAGGAGTGGAACGTTTGGTACGAGTAGCGATCATCGGGGCGGGATTTATGGGCAGGACCCATCTCGCCGCCTATAAGACCATGGACAACGCACAGGTCACCGCCGTGTGCGATCTGAACGAGGAACAGGGCCGGGCGCTTGCGGCCGAGGCCGGCTGCGCCTGGTACGGGGACGGCGGGGCCATGCTGGCCGAAGCCGGGGTGGATGTGGTGGACATCTGCCTGCCCACCTTTTTGCACGAGCAGTATGCGCTGCTGGCCGCCGCCCATAAAAAACACATCCTGTGCGAAAAGCCGGTCACGCTGGACCTTGCGTCCTTTGACCGGATGGCGGGCGCCGCCGAACAGGCGGGGGTCCAGTTTGCGGTGGGCCAGGCCATCCGCTTTTGGCCCGAGTATGTAAAGGCAAAGGAGCTGTACGACGCGGGCGCGTTCGGCAGGGTGAAATATGCCCGGGCCAGCCGCCTTTCGGTGCACCCGGCCTGGAGCGAGTGGTACCGCCGCCCGGAAAACAGCGGCGGCGGCCTGTTCGACCTGCACCTGCACGATGTGGACTACCTGTGCTGCTTGTTCGGCCGGGTAAAGACCGTGTATGCGGTGGGCCAGAAAAACGACGTGGGCTGCTGGAACCATGTGGCGTCGTCGCTGAGTTTTGAAAACGGGGTGAAGGCGGTGGCCGAGGGCGTGATCGAGATGCCCCAGGGCTTCCCCTTTACCATGGAGCTGACCATTGCGGGCGAAGAGCAGGGCATGAACTACCGCATGCGGGCGGGCCGCAACCTGGAGGACGTGGCCAGCGCCGTGCGGGAGAGCTGGCTGTACGGCGTGGGCGAGGAGGCGCAGCCCATCGAGATCGACCCCTACGACGCCTACACCGCCGAGCTGACGTATTTTGTGAACTGCATCGACGCGGGCCGGCCCATCACCGCCATCACGCCCGCCGAGGCGCGGCATGTGCTGCGGGTGATCCTGAGCATCCAGCAGTCGCTGGAGACGGGGCGGCCGGTGGAACTGTAAAAAGAGCCGCAGCAAAACACAAGCGGATGGAAACGCAGAAAAGGAGGGCGCTTGCATGAAACAGGGGATCAGCCTGTTTTCCTTTGCGGAGGATGTGAATCTGAAATGGGCGTTTGAGCATGCCAAAAAGGCCGGGTACGACGGGGTGGAGCCGGTGCTGGGCGAGCACGGCTACCTGACCCCGGCCACCCCGGAGCGGGAGATCCTGGCCATGCGCCGCATGGCCGGGGAGATGGGCCTTGCCATTCCCAGCGTGGGGGTGTGGAGCCTGTGGGAGCACAACCTTGTGTCTGACAGCGAGGCCACAAGGCGGAAGGCCTTTTCGATTGTGCAAAAGCAGATCGAGGCCGCGCACCTGCTGGGGGCCGACACCATTCTGGTGGTGCCGGGCTATGTGGGGTGCGAGTTTGCATCAAAGCCGGAAAAAATCCGCTACGACACAGCCTACCAGCGCAGCCAGGAAGCCCTGGCGCGCCTGGCACCCGAGGCGGCGGCCGCAAAGGTGGCCATTGGCATTGAGAACGTTTGGAACCGCTTTTTGCTCTCGCCGCTGGAAACCGCGCGCTTTCTGGACGAGATCGGTTCGCCCTGGGTGGGCATGTACCTGGACGTGGGCAACACGGTGTACATCGGCTACCCGGAGCAGTGGGTGGAGATTTTAGGAAAACGCATCAAGAAGCTGCACATGTGCGATTACCGGTTTGACCAGGCGGGCGTGGGCGCCTTTGTGGACCTGTTTGCCGGAGACGTGGATTTTCAGGCGGTGGCAAAGGCGGTGGCCGCCATCGGCTACGACGACTACATCACCCTGGAAATGCTGCCCAATTACAAGAGCTGCCCCGAGCTGAGCCTGTATTCCAACAAGCACGGCATGGACCGCATTGCGCGGCTGATCGCAGAGGCCAGAGGGTGAGGGTGCTCTCTCTACAACGAAGATTTGTGGAAAAATGCGGCCCTGCCCCTTTTTAATTTCGACCGACCGGGTGACTATTAAAGGTGTACCCGGGCAGGCTGCACAATGTGAAGAAAAGAAGACTCCCCCACTCCGGCGAGAAGGCCGGGGTGGGGGAGCCTTTTTTCATTCGAAAAGGTAGGCGCCGTTACAGCAGGTGCACCGCCACGATCAGGCCCGCGAACACGATGGAAACCATGCTGGTGAGCTTGATGAGGATGTTGATGGAGGGGCCGGAGGTGTCTTTAAAGGGATCGCCCACGGTGTCGCCCACCACGGCGGCCTTGTGGCAGTCGCTGCCCTTGCCGCCGTGCTTGCCGCCCTCGATGTACTTTTTGGCGTTGTCCCACGCGCCGCCGGAGTTCGCCATCATGACGGCCAGAACAAAGCCGGTAACAGTGGTGCCGGCCAGCAGGCCCGCCACACCGTTCACGCCCAGCAGCAGGCCCACCAGAATGGGCACGATCACCGCGATGAGGGCAGGGGCCAGCATGAGCTTTTGCGCGCTGCGGGTGCACATGTCCACACAGGCGGCGTAGTCCGGCTCGGCTTTGCCCTCCATCAGGCCCACGATGCTCTTGAACTGGCGGCGGACCTCCACCACAATGCTTTGGGCGGCCTTGCCCACCGCGTCCATGGTGAGGGCCGCGAACAGGAAGGGCAGCATGCCGCCGATGAACAGGCCGATCAGGGTGGTGGGGTTGGTGATGGAGAGGTCCAGCACCATATCGGGCCGGATTTGGTGCACCTTGTCGATGTAGCTGGCGATCAGGGCCAGCGCGGTGAGCGCCGCCGAGCCGATGGCAAAGCCCTTGCCGGTGGCCGCCGTGGTGTTGCCCAGGGAATCCAGCGCGTCGGTGCGCTGGCGGACCTCGGCGGGCATGTGGGTCATCTCGGCAATGCCGCCCGCGTTATCGGCAATGGGGCCGTAAGCGTCGGTGGCGAGGGTGATGCCAAGGGTGCTCAGCATGCCCACGGCGGAAACGCCCACGCCGTACAGGCCCATGTTGAAATCGGCCGAGCCGCCCGCGCAGAAGTAGCTCACGAGAACCGAAATGCCCACGATCACCACAGGAGCCACGGTGGACAGCATGCCCAGCGACAGGCCGCTGATGATCACGGTGGCGCTGCCGGTCTCGCTGGAGGAGGCCAGCTTCTGGGTGGGTTTATAGGTATCGGAGGTGTAATATTCGGTGATGGCACCGATGGCCACGCCTGCCACCAGGCCGCTGATCACGGCGATGAACACGCCGGTGGCGTGCTCGGCGGGGAGCAGGGCGTGCACCGCAAACCAGGCGCACACCGCGATCAGCGCGCTGCTGATGTAGGTGCCGGTGCGCAGGGCGGTGAGCAGGTTTTTCTGGCTGGCGCCCTCTTTGGTCTTTACGAAGAAGGAGCCCGCAATGCTGCAGACCACACCCAGCGCCGCCAGCAGCATGGGCACGCCCACGCCGTTGATGCCAAAGCCCGCGGCCACGGCCAGCGCGCTGGTGGAAACGATGGAGCCCACGTAGGACTCGTACAGGTCGGCGCCCATGCCGGCCACGTCGCCCACGTTATCGCCCACATTGTCGGCGATGACGGCGGGGTTGCGGGGGTCGTCTTCGGGGATGCCGGCCTCCACCTTGCCCACCAGGTCGGCGCCCACATCGGCCGCTTTGGTGAAGATGCCGCCGCCCACGCGGGCGAACAGCGCCATGCTGGAAGCGCCCATGCCGAAGGTAAGCATGTTGCTGGTGATGTTCTGGATCAGAAGATCGGCGGTGGCCACAGGGGCCACTGTGGTGTACCAGAACTTGAGGAAAAAGTACCAGATGGAAAGGTCCAGAAGGCCCAGGCCCACCACGGTGAAGCCCATGACGCTGCCCGCGGAAAACGCCACCCGCAGGCCCTTGTTCAGGCTGTTCTGGGCGGCGTTGGCGGTGCGGCAGTTGGCCATAGTGGCCGTTTTCATGCCGATGAAGCCGGACAGGCCGCTGAAAAAGCCGCCTGTGATAAAGGCAAACGGGGTGAAAAAGCTTAAAAAGCCCGCGGCAGCCATGGCCAGCAGCACGCAGAACACCACCGCAAAGAAGATGCCCACGCCCTTATACTGGCGTTTTAAGTAAGCGGTGGCGCCGTTGCTCACAGCACCCGAGATCTTTGCCATTTCCGGGGTGCCCACGGGCTGCTTTTTGACCCGCGCGAACATCACGGCCGC
This window of the Oscillospiraceae bacterium genome carries:
- a CDS encoding dehydrogenase, whose product is MVRVAIIGAGFMGRTHLAAYKTMDNAQVTAVCDLNEEQGRALAAEAGCAWYGDGGAMLAEAGVDVVDICLPTFLHEQYALLAAAHKKHILCEKPVTLDLASFDRMAGAAEQAGVQFAVGQAIRFWPEYVKAKELYDAGAFGRVKYARASRLSVHPAWSEWYRRPENSGGGLFDLHLHDVDYLCCLFGRVKTVYAVGQKNDVGCWNHVASSLSFENGVKAVAEGVIEMPQGFPFTMELTIAGEEQGMNYRMRAGRNLEDVASAVRESWLYGVGEEAQPIEIDPYDAYTAELTYFVNCIDAGRPITAITPAEARHVLRVILSIQQSLETGRPVEL
- the hppA gene encoding putative K(+)-stimulated pyrophosphate-energized sodium pump, with translation MNAMYAMYFVALGSVIALVFAAVMFARVKKQPVGTPEMAKISGAVSNGATAYLKRQYKGVGIFFAVVFCVLLAMAAAGFLSFFTPFAFITGGFFSGLSGFIGMKTATMANCRTANAAQNSLNKGLRVAFSAGSVMGFTVVGLGLLDLSIWYFFLKFWYTTVAPVATADLLIQNITSNMLTFGMGASSMALFARVGGGIFTKAADVGADLVGKVEAGIPEDDPRNPAVIADNVGDNVGDVAGMGADLYESYVGSIVSTSALAVAAGFGINGVGVPMLLAALGVVCSIAGSFFVKTKEGASQKNLLTALRTGTYISSALIAVCAWFAVHALLPAEHATGVFIAVISGLVAGVAIGAITEYYTSDTYKPTQKLASSSETGSATVIISGLSLGMLSTVAPVVIVGISVLVSYFCAGGSADFNMGLYGVGVSAVGMLSTLGITLATDAYGPIADNAGGIAEMTHMPAEVRQRTDALDSLGNTTAATGKGFAIGSAALTALALIASYIDKVHQIRPDMVLDLSITNPTTLIGLFIGGMLPFLFAALTMDAVGKAAQSIVVEVRRQFKSIVGLMEGKAEPDYAACVDMCTRSAQKLMLAPALIAVIVPILVGLLLGVNGVAGLLAGTTVTGFVLAVMMANSGGAWDNAKKYIEGGKHGGKGSDCHKAAVVGDTVGDPFKDTSGPSINILIKLTSMVSIVFAGLIVAVHLL
- the rbsA gene encoding ribose import ATP-binding protein RbsA, with amino-acid sequence MTMDYGNQRPVISMRDITKEFSGVWALSGITFDVYAGEVHCLVGENGAGKSTLMKVLSGAYTPTAGAIQVDDKVYEKLDPNLSKELGINIVYQENDLVPSMDVVENIYVGSEKTKGFGLIDRKAMAAETQKQMDELGISLPLGTRIENLSVSDQQFVKILKALSVQPRVLIMDEPTSMFNVEDAAKVLELTKRITEKGIGIIYISHFLNEVVQIADRITVIRDGAVVRTYTNENRDTPITTITQDMVGRPVDMFYDKERHPVGEVMLEVKDLQLTKDSPKISFSVRRGEIVGFSGMVGSGRTEMVRALVGADPCHAKQVLVNGREVQIKSPADSIRAGFAFITEDRQKLGLILHASVVENATILGLREKIKGFFVNVKKFPPLIEPLVHKLRIKTPSVWTEAVYLSGGNQQKVVLAKWLYAEQEIYIFDEPTRGIDVNAKAEFYKQMSELTKQGKCILMISSDMPELISMSDRVLVVRDGAIDCELTGEQINEQEIIKQALGVKKNGR
- a CDS encoding ribose ABC transporter permease — protein: MADKKPSLAKKLLRDQRTLLAIVIVAIVVIVSFINPKFIGIGNIITIFQQISVLGILTMAMSMLLISGGIDLSIGNIMVLSAVVMYVALDNGMPTAVAVLGGLLTGAACGLLNGAIIAKSKCIPLVITLGSSKVFYGIALTISGGRIMNFGGVFNGLKTKIFGLFPVMLLVLLAMTLLAFCMMNYTKFGRRVVALGGNEKNAFLSGINVTRYKMAVYAISGVFCAIASIIFVARIDSVTSNAGTNYETNALAAAIIGGVTFDGGKGTIGGAFLGCLLMGVISNAMNILGVDNNVQTIVTGVIIVAAVVLSNLNNLKKK